In Enoplosus armatus isolate fEnoArm2 chromosome 12, fEnoArm2.hap1, whole genome shotgun sequence, the DNA window AAAAGGTCTTTTGAATCACATTCAAAATGTCCATCCACAAACTGTTGCTTTGGCACGTCATGCAGCGGCTGATTCCCGAAACAGCGCTGCCAGAGAAACAACTCTCTTTGCACTAAGCTAGGCTAAATCACATCTCAGACCATCTATGAAACGGCCGCTGATGTGCTGTGATTCATATGTCGCAGGGGGGGACCAAACCTCAGCTGGAGCCAGATGTCTGCCTCGAAGAGATCGCCCTGGACGAGCGCTGCGACTGCTTCACGTAAGCTCCCAGCTGGAAACTCCAGCCGTCCTCGGACACCTACTGAATACGTCCACGTAGAAGCGCTGATCCATGAGTGTGATGAGCggaatgaaaaatgtgaatctaagtgtgtgtgtgtgtgtgtgtgtgtgtgtgtgtttaatccaGCGGAGCTGACCTGACTGCGTTGGTGAGGGAAGCGTCTGTTAATGCTCTGAGAGCCTACCTGAAGACCCAGCATTCCccagcagcagcttcttcttctggtaACTCCTACCTCtgcatacatgtacagtatttagtatttagggttagggttggggggCGCATGGggggccagaataagatgaagaaggacttgtttgatctgtgaatcgtgcaaagctgctctagtggtgtcccagaataaagacacagagctggaaatgagcagaataggtCATCTTTAAAGAATCCTGCCACCAGACTCCAAACCCAACTAAAGAGAGACCACAGCACCCACATTTGGCTCATCTGCATTGACTTCCAGTTCCTCCCGaaggctaacaggctaacacAATGATAAGAGCTGCTCTGCAGTAGAAAATGGGGGAACACAGGATGTACAGTTGTACAGTGTAATTAGCACTTTGCCGCGACAGaatgcagcacaaacaaacagcactgtgtgtgtgtcatgctgaGTTGACCTGAGCGCGCGctcactgttacacacacaggtcacacacactcctctggcTCCGTGTCCGACATCAGAGTGAGCAAACAGAACTTTGACGATGCCTTCAAGAAAGTTCGTCCGTCGGTGTCCAAAAAGGTAAGAAAACGTGTAAACGGAACAGTGATTTCTATGTGACATGTAAATTGTGTTAATTCTTTGGGTACTGCAACAACCCACTTTACATTCATCTATTCTTTTGAATGGGctttttggttagatgccttgcataaggtctgtggttaacacaagcttaagggattttgatgttttgttctacgacataaaacacgtcagtagataccccccccacacacacacacacacacacacaattttgaAGATTTTAcgtatctttaaaaaaaaaaaaaggctagatgagactacagaggttgtcggggGACGTTGccgagggaaccagggcgatgctcAAGTTCAGGGTTTGCCTACAGAAATGCGTCATCCCTGCAACGCTCTATTGGCCAGGGAGGTGCGATACATTCTTATTTTATGTCAGACTGAGATGCATGGGCATGCCGTCCTGCAGCTTTTACCACTGTGTTACCTTTGGCATCccttaaatgtatttcactATTCCATTTATTTCGCTGACGCCTTTATCCAAAGCGAGTCGCAAGTGCATCTAGAAACAataagaggcagagacagagttagtttcctttttttgtttatttatctcGTCTCAGTTGAGTGGCCAAGCACTTGAAAAGAGACTGGGGTGGAGATGGTGGAGATCTGCAGTTGAGTGAAGACGGCACGCTCAAGTGCTTTTGAAAGAGATGTGAGAGAGACGGGTCTGTGATGCTTCAGGGTGGTTGAGTTtgggttcacagcaacacaAGCAGCTGTCAAAGAGGTGAGGAAAGGAAAGTAAGAGGGTGATAGGGTGAAGAGGGCAGGTGGTTGGGCACTGCGAGGTAACCAGGCTTAGTTACCTCcactgggagagggagagaggacagctGGGTGAGGAAACAAGGATTGTTTGGTATTTTACCGGACTGTTTGTGTTGGATAAACCTAATCAAACTCAAAGACATTTAgctgccaactattttgataatcgcttcagtcagttttttcaagcagaaatgtcaaacatccagcttggttccagcttcttgaatgtgaagatttgctgcttttctttgtcgtttatgacGGCAAATGAAGGGcgtttgggttttggactgctggtcggACAGACGAAGCAATTCGAAGACATCAATTTGAGGAAATGAACGAAAATGACTAAGTAATTTAAAGGCCCAAAATGGCACCTTGGTACCATTAGATATTTTTGGTACTAGTGCCAATAccatacttttttcttttttcactgtatttggaaaaaaaaaatttgaatataatattttaatcgaacaaaataagacaaagttGTCACACGTTAAATGTCCTTTAAACACTAACAGAAAACACGTATACTTTGTGTAAATAGAATAGTCTAAAACTGGAAAAACgttgatttaaatcaggacCTGAGTTTTTTTAAGTCAACAAGATCATGCCAGATTTCGGTGCTCGACAAGTTtcgacacaaacacattccagTCGGTGCCTTGAAAGCGGCAGCTGTGTGGTTACTGTGCAGCAACGCCCCGCAGTTCATTACGCGTCCGTGATGATCTGCAGCACGCGGCCAACAGCTCCGTGCTATGCTCGTCTGTCAGATCCCTGTCCCATATCGCCTCCCTGCTCATCAAGTTAGCTGGGAGAACCAGTCCGCCCCCGTCCCACACTGAACACCGCAGCATCCAACTGTGGGCCGctgttggtgggggggggggatatcaTTTAAGCATTACAGACTTCtatcacagcaacaaacacGAGCGTGGACTGTTGATAGACGGAGATCTAaccatgcagtgtgtgtttgtgtgttcccCTGTGCAGGACCAGAGGATGTACGAGCAGCTCAGAGAGTCCCTCAGCTAAGATAAGTCCAAGACCAGGACCGCAGACGTCACCAGCAACAGCGACTTATTAGTGAATCATTTGATGTCACGTATGTAGAAACCCAAAGACAAACACGCGTCTGACAGGTTTATCTGTGGTAAAGGATTTAGTTCTTGTCAGCAGACTTACAGGTCAGCTACTGTTCTGCTATCAGGGCGGTCTCTGACCTTAGCTCTCCTCCCATGCCGTCACTGTGTGCCTGTGAACACGCTGCCGATATCTGtagtgcgcgcacacacacacacacacacacacaccccaacgGCTGTCTGataaagaacaataaaatgcaGATTGTGTCTGTTCGGTTCAGGCGACATCCGCCATGCGTCTCCCATGGCTCGCTGTTAAGACGACGTGACCGACCCATCGCAGCAACAAAGTATcgtgtgaaatgttttttctaaaTCCTAGTGTCTATGATGCTAACtttcttaaaacaaaatggataTAATAAACACCAGTGTGATCAGACTCCATAATTCTCCatagaattttttttaaaaaaaggatttttttttttaggatcaCCAAATCCGGATTTGCGGCGCTCTGAATGGTAacaagtgtttttaattgaagagACAGACCAACAGGATACCACCATGCTCTTCCATCTGtaatacctttttttaaattgtcagaCTTTTCAGCTGACCCACATTAAGTAAATGAGAACAAACATGAATTCaccaaaatataaatgaatgtgttttaaactACAAGTGTATTTTGGATCAATTTCGACATTTTTGATTTAATCCTGAAATCCACCCTTCAACTGGGATCAGAATAATCCCGTTCTTTTGGATCAAAGTGATCCCAGTCCTACTCAAAAAAAGTAGTTTTGAACAACACAGACtgagtgtttttatatattacGCGATCCGATCCGATTTTCAGAATCCAGACCTCCTTTCGGACAACCGATTTTCAAGATCTGATGCAGTCCGATGGCTGTAATCCCATCGGATTACTTTTGAACATCTGGCCCCTGAGGATTCCGGTTAAATCCAGACTACCCAGCAGCGGCTCTGGTCCTGTGGCATCATTAATGCAAAGAAACTCCAactgttgtggaaaaaaaaaaaaaacaatggcttCCCACGTTACAAGACACTTTGCATCTGGAGAGGATAAGGGATGAGTTTAAAGAATTAGAAcacgtgattttttttttaatgctgtttctAAGCATTTGGAAGGGGACAGACGGCTGAGCAGATCTTCAACGGCACTCGGAGGGGAAGGGGACCCAGTTGGGggggcttgtttttttttttgttgtcccatttgtgttctgtttgtatttgtatgtattttgtatACGATGctggtttttttgtttttaaacaaaaagaaagtgttatatatatatataatggccTGTTTATTTCACATGTAACAAGCAAACAATGTCTCTTTAACCTAACAGAGGTTGgtgtggaggacagacagaatgTGGTTTTGGTCTCTGGTTGTTAAAGGAGGGAGCTGCTGCTCGACGTGACAGGCGGAGCAGTATGGGCGGAGAGGTGATGGATGACGTCAGAGTCGGTCttagttttttcccccctaattCAAATTTCAACTcggtgtttttattttcagagtcTTCATGTGGAAGTCAAGTCTTTGATGTacagacatacatttttcatcaaaGTGAATAAATTCATACAGTTTAAACTCACAACCCACAAACATGGAATTGAAAACGAAAGCTCCAAAGGCACTGATGAGTCAACACGCTATCATCTCACATGCAACACAACCGAAGTCACAGTTTGTATGGAAGCGtgacaacagaagaaaaaaagaaagaaagggtcACAGGCCACTAAAGGTTCACTTCTACATTTAGCACATAAAGCAACCGATGCGAGCCTCTCCATAAACACACCCGCTCACACTCACACGTGACAGCAGTATGCTGCAGGACACTCGCTTCATACAGAGGGAATCTTAATGATGAGCGGATTCACTCAATGAGTTCAACTTTGGTccacgcgcgcacacacgcacgcacacacacacacacacacacgatgacGCTGTCGACAAATAACAAAGCTAGCTTTCATGTTGTTGACCTTCcaagtccaaaatggaggaagatGTCGTCCAAGTTCGTTCAGCTGTATACAATTAATCTCAGCGGACACCAAACGGCTCTGACATGGATGGTACAACAACCTGGTGGCCTTATTTTGGAGTTGTGCAGCTCTCTTGATGGCTAATTTCATAAGACTGGTCTATAGTTAGGCCTAATGCAAATTACAGCAGTTAAGCAAATCTAAAGACCGACTGAGCAGTGGGAGAGAGTAAAGAGAGTGTTCTGTTCTCTCACAGGCCACATCACGGACGGACTTTAAAACTTACTCGGCCAGCAGATCATCTCGGACCGCCGTCTAGTTTAAAACTGACCTGACTGAAGGACATATTGCGGCTGTATGGTGTCCAAAGCATTTGGCAAAATGAAATCCGAAAGAGATccggggggggggtgtcataGCCATCccatattttttctttgttcagaACACAAAGCAAGTTAGGCGTCTATCTTAAGTTGAACTATTTGTTTGAGCTAAGCCAACGTCTTTCACACTAAAATCACACATCATCAAACTATTACATTTTCAATCTAACGTCACTTGCCGTGGTTCTTCTGACCTGGATGACAAACAACTGAAActattttctcttcctgtggaggagaagcacacatacagacttGTGTATTAATATGCAGAAGCCGTTAAGTTTATAGGACGGTGAGCCGTGCTGCTGTCGCGGCCGACGCTGCTGCTTTGTTCCAGAGCGGCTTTTTCCCCCACTGAAGTTACTCCTGTTTGACGTCTCCCTTCAGCTTCCTCTTGACCCGCGAGTACGGGCTCAGCGCGTCGTCCATGATGAAGTCGTACAGGACCTTCACCCACGATGTGTACTGTGGCAGGTCATCATAATACTCTGCTGCGATTTTCTTCACCTGGAAACGGACAAGAAACGCTGCtgaatgatgacattttagatttCAAAAGAGTTTGCACAGCctgtaaaatgatcattttgaagTAGTTTCACTTTTGCTTCCACACAAGTGAAGTGGGAGCTGGGTGCTGCTGAtgtggctggtggtgctgaCCTGTGATTGATGAACTGTGGGTGGACAGAGCTGATGAAGCCTGTGGCTAGCAACATGTCTCATTCTGTAATAGTACCACTGTGAGATCCTTTTCAAAAACCATGTGTACTTGTTGTATAATTCTTCTCCCCAAATGTATCACTTTCAGTAGAAGGTGCTTTATAGTTTTACagaaaaatgctaatttaattCAGGTGTATTGAAAAGGACTAGCTAATGGGGAAATATAGACAGACAGTCACCAATTGGTCCACTTCCAATGAATTACTGGTGTAACCTATAGAAcagggatactcaacttgctttgTGCGGGGGCCACTTTTGCAAGAGGACATGAGGCTAAgggccagttaataaacaaacattaataggcctcaggcctttctgccagaaagcctgtctaacacgtggttaacaTTGTGTCACAGTTTCCTTAGGTTTAAACACCTAAACTACtttaggttaggttaggtttaggaaaagatcatggtttgggttacaGTAATAAGTTaacgttgacttttggtttcacgcGGGACACGAACAGCAGTCTCCTGGGTGTCAGTCCTgtctttctggcagaaagccttaAAAGGCAAACCTCTCCTCAGGTGCACATAAAATGTGTGTCACCGCCACAGATCGCTTATTGACAAAACTTCCCAGtgtgaatcaatttattttcattgtgaattagaGAATGGTCGGCTGGCCACCTGGCACCCTATCACGGGGCCAGATTTGGCGTCCTCTGGAGTCAGTATGCAGCAGATGtgctaaaaaaaatctgtctacaggcaacatactgtatatggagAATAACATTtctaataataaatgaatatctACTGGGTTTAAAAGGAGCTTTTCTGTCAAGGAAATTTCAATTCTTCCAATAATTAGAACCACATTACATGAATAAAACTGGAAATAAAGCATTACCAAATGCACACACTAAGTTTGCACCATCTAAACCTTGTGCTGCGTCAGTCTTGTCTCGTGTCAGTATGGTAATGAAATGGAATGAACTGCTCTATCTCAGTTTGACCCTTTTTACAAGCCTGTCTCTGACGAGCCCCATGCGCGGGATGATGCTTTTAAAGCTCTTGTTAGTCAGTAAATAATTGTTTTATGGTGTGTCTTATCTTTGCTGCCAAAGAttttaagtgtattttactGCTCTTACGTAAGACAGGTGCCAggaaaatgtgaggaaaaactGTAGGTCCAGTAGTTTCCTAACCATGACTGTGGTTggagttttattttactgaatgGAAACTGCTTATTTATGTTAGCACGCTTAAGGTCGGCATGCCATATTAGCATTAACGTCTGGGGACACCTGCCTTCTATAACATTTTACGATCTATCTATATGCACTGTGCTACcatttttgcactttttttgtCAGATGCTGAACTGCATTTTGCTGTACTGATGGTTAATCTGTTGAATCTAATCTTAATAGTCAGGGAAGAAAGAGTCAGATTGTAAGAAGCCTTATCTACGAATTTAACATAGAAAGCGAGACGAGCCGTATAAACAGTTTTCGGAAATCCTAACTCGTATCTCGAAGTTGAACTGTTCTCAGATGCTGATTTAATTCATGTTATCTCAATACCACTCACAACCCAAAACTGCCTTAGTCTCTGATGATGGGCTTAATAAACCAAAGTCTCAGTCTTGTTTGTTGATACTGTGTTCCTGATGTCTGTCCTCACCAAGCTGTTAATGCTGTGTGGTGAAGATAGACAATTTTGCCCACTGTGGTGGTGGTTTGCATAATTTGTTACCTAAAGAGGCCAAAACAGGATATAGTATGACCACCTTGAGACAGTTACGGtgacaattacaaaaaaacaacaacataaatgtACAGCTGTACTAACCATGGGCAGCCTGCGTCCCGGGATGCTGGGGAAGTCGTGGTGCTCATTGTGGTAGCCCACGTTGAAGGTGAGCAGGTTGAGGGAGCCGTAGTAGGAGTAGGTCTCGTGGCCTTTGAGGAACATGTAGTGCTCGGCTATGAAGTGACCAGAAATGGGGTGCAGGCCCATCCCCAGCATGGAGCCAGCCAGCATGTAGACCACAGGCTTGGCCCCCCACAGCCAGTAGAGCAGGGTGTTGAAGGTGAGCTGGACGGCCAGGTTGGTCACCTCCAGCTGAGTGATGGGTTTGGGGTTGATGCAGAGGGGCCGGACGGCATAGAACAGCGGCTGCAGAATGATCCAGATGAACTTGCGGAAGCGCGTGCAGAAGAACCAGCCCTCAAACTCAGTGGGGATGTCTACATCGACGCCATCTCCGCCCAGGTAGCGGTGATGGTCCAGGTGATAGCGTTTGAAGGAGGCCGAGTAAGGCAGGCCGATGGGTAGGTTGGCAAACATGGCAAAGTAGCGGTTCCACATGGCCTTGTTGTTTCCAAAGGCCGTGTTGTGGGAGATCTCGTGAATAGCAAGGGTCATTGAGTGGTTGATACAGCTGCCAAAGGCATAagtccaaaacaaaacccaTTTCCAGTCCAAGTCTTTGACCAGGTAGAAAGCTAAAAACTGTATAGCCACCATCATGCACACAATCCATTTCAGCCTCGGGTCAGGACCCATCAACGACTTGATTTCAGGGTATTTGGCTGtaggaggaaaaacaagagacTCGAGTTAAATTCAGGGAAGACTTAAGCATTTAAATGAAGTCTGCTAATGTTTCGATTCAAAAAAATatcaatgtaaaaacatttatttagacTGAGAGAAAGTAATACATTGTGAAGAACACGGGACCGGGCCCACAGAAGCATTTCAATGTAGCCGAGCCATCTACTGATTGGCACCTTGTGCAATGTATTTTACCATTCCACCATTCTGATAAGTCAGAAGAAATCAGCTACAGTACATAACGCACTCTACATAACCCGATCTGCTGTTCAACTCAATCCTATTTTATGTATCTAGCAGCAAAActtatctcatgacactttgcATATAGAGCAGGTCAAGGCCGACTCTATTAGACAAGAACTTCTGCTGAATATTGTCAAAGGTTATACCAGGTTCCACatgcaaaacattcaaaaagcaGGTGAGactttttacaaaaatgtcactttagGAATGCAGAACTCTTTACAACCGCTGTGGAAGTGCTTTATCTCAGTTCCCCCAAACGGGCAGTCCTGTGAAGCTTgtaattatttgatttttttggaTTATTTGACAGTGTCAGAGGATGTGTGTAACGCGTGAACCCTCTGTTTGCGCAGGAGCTGAACCAAACTGAGCATCTTACAAACATACAATCTGAGACAGCACTGAGTCCCAACGCTTTagatatgtttatgttttgtaatAAAAAGAGAATGATGAAAGGGAAACCAAGACACTTTATCAGCTTTCAGATACGTTACATCTTAACTGGTCATTCCCATCTGgagatatttattttattgcaacTCAGCTTAGACTGCAAAATTGTAATTACAATTGATGTGAATAATGTTTCTTCTTGGAAATGTTATCCTTTTAATAATACCATTACAACATTCACTTGTAATTAACATGTAAAACCCGGGTATGTTGGGCCATGTATAGGTAGCCCATGTCATGCCAATACAGTTTGCAAATCAGTCAGGTCAGACTGCAGGCAGCTGATATGTTGTACTATATATTGTATAGTGACATTTGGCTCTCACCTCTCTTAACTGGGGCAACAATGGAGACCAGGGTTGTAACTATGCAGTAAATCCTGTTTATCAAACCGTTATCTTAATCCCTGATAAGAGGCTGAAGAACAGCAAACATGTAAGGGCATTTCAGGCGACAACGCTGACCCTGCTCACACCTGGTATCAACGCGCGTCCTGGGTGATCTGATAACAAGTGGACAGCGCcgataccaggtgtgaatgcacccgGGACGCACTGAGACccgatcgctcagaccacattcggaggtggtctgggacacatatggccacattcttttagcagtgagtacgctaactgtagctgctgtgaCCTCAGAGCACCGGGGGAGTGTTGGAGTTTACACCGCTagcagaggaggaggtttaataaagctttatttaggCTTTACAGCCAAAAGACTGGTAGCTAAgctgagctaattagctaatggtagctacagttagcggttgctttagcaacaagtaaagctatctgtccatcaggaaagTCCGTAAACCACCGAgggttgaggcagagcagccggaggacacGTTTAAGTTTCACcagaatcagtgaataaagttataaaagttgtgtttttgtacagtatcAGTGAGGCCtggcccccagaaacactccagcGGCATCTAGTATTTTTCCAACCTAATCTGATAAACAGCAAGTTGATCAAATTccggttaaaaacaacaacgtattTGGCCTTTGCGAAGTGAGATCCGGTCACAAGTGGTCGCTGGAGACACATGTTGATGGTGCGCACAGACGTACAcggagctgtccacttgtgatcacCTAGGACGCATGTTAATACCACATCTGAACAGGGCCACTGTGGGGAGTCAAAGTTCGACTAGCCAGTGCAAATTATTACTAGCCCAGTATTCAGCCACATACCTTGC includes these proteins:
- the degs1 gene encoding sphingolipid delta(4)-desaturase DES1 — encoded protein: MGNRVAREDYEWVYTDQPHADRRKEILAKYPEIKSLMGPDPRLKWIVCMMVAIQFLAFYLVKDLDWKWVLFWTYAFGSCINHSMTLAIHEISHNTAFGNNKAMWNRYFAMFANLPIGLPYSASFKRYHLDHHRYLGGDGVDVDIPTEFEGWFFCTRFRKFIWIILQPLFYAVRPLCINPKPITQLEVTNLAVQLTFNTLLYWLWGAKPVVYMLAGSMLGMGLHPISGHFIAEHYMFLKGHETYSYYGSLNLLTFNVGYHNEHHDFPSIPGRRLPMVKKIAAEYYDDLPQYTSWVKVLYDFIMDDALSPYSRVKRKLKGDVKQE